Proteins encoded together in one Longimicrobiaceae bacterium window:
- a CDS encoding type II toxin-antitoxin system PrlF family antitoxin, whose protein sequence is MLSSKVTSRSQTTLPSGVRKALGLRAGDEIGYVIENDRVVIRKLNEAEDPALAGFLGLLSSDIERNKEHVLFLTAPFAARLRELAVGIEVDYDAPIEGDFEL, encoded by the coding sequence ATGCTTTCGAGCAAGGTCACTTCCCGCTCGCAGACGACGTTGCCGAGCGGCGTCCGCAAGGCTCTCGGGTTGCGTGCGGGTGACGAGATCGGGTACGTCATCGAGAACGACCGAGTGGTGATCCGGAAGCTCAACGAAGCGGAGGACCCCGCCCTCGCCGGGTTCCTGGGCCTGCTCTCCAGCGATATCGAGCGGAACAAGGAGCACGTCCTCTTCCTCACTGCACCGTTCGCGGCACGGCTGCGAGAGCTCGCTGTCGGGATCGAAGTGGATTATGACGCGCCGATCGAAGGAGATTTCGAGCTCTGA
- a CDS encoding SRPBCC family protein: protein MSPTVHVTTPGDREVVVTRVFDAPRSLVFDCHTQPELVRRWLLGPDGWSMPVCEIDLRVGGDYRYVWRNDAKGQQFGMNGTYREIVVPERIVFVERFNGDESLCTLVLMEAGGRTTLSQTMRFSTPDERDQALKSGMTDGMSTSYDRLERVMEEHRPAVA from the coding sequence ATGAGCCCCACCGTCCACGTGACGACCCCCGGCGACCGCGAGGTCGTCGTCACCCGCGTCTTCGACGCGCCCCGCAGCCTGGTCTTCGACTGCCACACGCAGCCGGAGCTGGTGCGGCGCTGGCTGCTGGGCCCGGACGGCTGGTCGATGCCCGTGTGCGAGATCGACCTGCGCGTCGGCGGCGACTACCGCTACGTGTGGCGCAACGACGCGAAGGGGCAGCAGTTCGGGATGAACGGCACCTACCGCGAGATCGTGGTGCCGGAGCGCATCGTGTTCGTGGAGCGGTTCAACGGCGACGAGTCGCTGTGCACGCTCGTGCTCATGGAAGCGGGCGGCCGCACCACGCTGTCACAGACGATGCGCTTCAGCACGCCCGATGAGCGGGACCAGGCGCTCAAGAGCGGCATGACGGACGGCATGTCGACCAGCTACGACCGGCTGGAGCGGGTGATGGAGGAGCACAGGCCCGCCGTCGCGTGA
- a CDS encoding Lrp/AsnC ligand binding domain-containing protein codes for MVAAVVLIRAVPGDVPALARRIAGIDGVAEVYSVSGEYDLIAIVRVAEYDRIATIVTEEIAQITGIERTNTLTAFRVFSKQDLERAWDMFD; via the coding sequence ATGGTTGCCGCCGTCGTCCTGATCCGCGCCGTACCCGGAGACGTGCCCGCGCTGGCCCGCCGCATCGCCGGCATCGACGGCGTGGCCGAGGTCTACTCCGTGTCCGGCGAGTACGACCTGATCGCCATCGTGCGCGTCGCCGAGTACGACCGCATCGCCACCATCGTCACCGAAGAGATCGCGCAGATCACGGGTATCGAGCGCACCAACACGCTCACCGCCTTCCGCGTCTTCTCCAAGCAGGACCTGGAGCGCGCCTGGGACATGTTCGACTGA
- a CDS encoding type II toxin-antitoxin system YhaV family toxin yields the protein MTRRSKEISSSDRPGEPRSGDAAQELLERNGWRIGIHAQLLLQIEKLGDAAERESREDGPRPASQILASITKLMLDDVPQDPTRAIYRQGNTLGITHKHWFRAKFGNGRYRLFFRFRTSARIIVFAWVNDERSLRTYGSRTDAYATFQRMLDSGSPPDQWETLLEESTAPDAMKRLAQLLIRIRSPK from the coding sequence ATGACGCGCCGATCGAAGGAGATTTCGAGCTCTGACAGACCGGGCGAACCCCGCTCCGGAGATGCGGCCCAAGAACTCCTGGAGCGGAACGGCTGGCGCATCGGCATCCACGCTCAGCTCCTGCTCCAGATCGAGAAGCTTGGCGATGCGGCGGAGCGCGAGTCGCGTGAAGATGGTCCGCGCCCCGCTTCCCAGATCCTCGCGAGCATCACCAAACTGATGCTCGACGACGTTCCGCAGGACCCCACCCGCGCGATCTATAGGCAAGGAAACACCCTCGGGATTACGCACAAGCACTGGTTCCGCGCAAAGTTCGGAAATGGCCGCTATCGGCTCTTCTTCCGTTTTCGGACCAGCGCCCGGATCATCGTCTTCGCTTGGGTGAACGACGAACGCTCTCTGCGCACGTACGGCAGCCGCACCGATGCGTACGCGACGTTCCAGCGAATGCTCGACAGTGGCTCGCCTCCGGACCAGTGGGAGACGCTGCTCGAGGAATCCACGGCCCCGGACGCCATGAAGCGGCTCGCGCAACTCCTGATCCGCATCCGTTCCCCCAAGTAG
- a CDS encoding metalloregulator ArsR/SmtB family transcription factor: MQAAQHLDATFAALSDPTRRAILARLANGEASVMELAEPFAMSQPAISKHLKVLERAGLISRSREAQRRPCRMEPGPLAEATEWIERYRRIWEGNYQRLDDLLSEMKAVGGKPSTEPQGETR; the protein is encoded by the coding sequence ATGCAAGCTGCGCAGCACCTGGACGCCACCTTCGCCGCATTGTCGGACCCCACGCGCCGTGCGATCCTCGCGCGGCTAGCAAATGGGGAGGCGTCCGTGATGGAGCTGGCCGAGCCGTTCGCGATGAGCCAGCCCGCCATCTCCAAGCACCTCAAGGTGCTGGAGCGCGCGGGGCTGATCAGCCGCAGTCGCGAGGCACAGCGCCGTCCCTGCCGGATGGAGCCGGGACCGCTCGCCGAGGCTACGGAGTGGATCGAGCGATACCGCCGCATCTGGGAGGGGAACTACCAGCGCCTCGACGACCTGCTGAGCGAGATGAAGGCCGTCGGCGGCAAACCTTCAACCGAGCCGCAAGGAGAAACGCGATGA